A single window of Oreochromis aureus strain Israel breed Guangdong linkage group 5, ZZ_aureus, whole genome shotgun sequence DNA harbors:
- the cnpy2 gene encoding protein canopy homolog 2 — protein MREAALLLTHCLLACLLLSSSQAARQGQDLRCGACRALVDEMEWAISQIDPKKMIQTGSFRINPDGSQSIREVPLARSEGNLLEMMESICERMGDYGERTDPSTNRKSYARIKSRSGEAMDLSEASLDSRVTASLKFACETIVEQHEDEIIEFFAHETDNVKDKLCSKRTDLCDHALKLTHDEL, from the exons ATGAGGGAAGCTGCTCTCCTGCTCACACACTGCCTGCTTGCGTGTCTCCTCCTGAGCTCCAGCCAGGCGGCCAGACAAGGACAGGACCTCAGATGTGGAG CCTGCAGGGCTCTGGTGGACGAGATGGAGTGGGCCATCTCCCAGATAGACCCCAAGAAAATGATCCAGACGGGATCTTTCAGGATCAATCCAGATGGGAGTCAGTCCATCAGAGAG GTTCCTCTGGCACGCTCAGAAGGAAACCTCCTGGAGATGATGGAGAGCATATGCGAGAGGATGGGGGACTACGGCGAGCGCACGGATCCCTCCACAAACAGGAAGTCGTACGCCAGGATCAAGTCTCGGAGCGGCGAGGCCATGGACCTGTCAGAGGCCTCGCTGGATTCAAGGgttacagccagcttgaagttTGCA TGTGAAACAATAGTGGAACAGCACGAGGATGAAATCATCGAATTCTTCGCTCATGAAACGGACAACGTTAAAGACAAACTCTGCAGCAAAAGGACAG ACCTCTGTGACCACGCTCTAAAACTGACCCACGATGAGCTTTGA